In Oreochromis aureus strain Israel breed Guangdong linkage group 22, ZZ_aureus, whole genome shotgun sequence, the genomic window cacagagaggaCAATGGACAAACTACGGGAAAGAGAGGGCACAAAGATAATAACATGATGGTGGCATATATTAATAACTGGaaagtgaaagagagaaaagccgaggGTTGCTTAGTATAATGGGCAGCCAGGGTGTATAGCAGCATAAATAAGGGGTGGCTCAGGGTCACATGATCTGTCCCCGATGTGAGCTTgattaaaaaggaaagttttaagccccTAAGTAGGAGGGATTTAAGCCCAAGAATCCTCACAGAAGTACTGCAGGCCAAGCTAAAGTGAGCTAGAATAACTTGGTGGTCTCACAGTCTTTATAAGGGTTTCAGGGCAAAGGTCagtttagaatttatttagaagtAAAAAGTTAAGAGATTCTAGATACACATGTAGGGTGTTTAAAATGTCCATAGGTGTGAAATGATAACATTAGACTATAAATTACAGGCTggttaactaaaactaatgcTGCTACATACATGAATAATCTCTGAGGTCTTTCTCTttctggcagctccatattcagtAACTTTGcccaatatatccactatccaTCCTCTGAATATCTCCAAACCATCTCATCCTTGCCTCTCTAACCTTCATTCTCGATGCTATTCTTTCTTCACATATCAATCGTCTCCACCTGGACTTTCTTCATCTCTATCGTGCAAAGTCTATTGTTTTGGACGGTTGATCCCGAAATATGTAAAAGTCATCCATCTTTACTACCTGCAGAcatccacctctccaggctctcttccacatgCTTCCAGCTATCACTACAGATCACAGTGTTATCTGTttaatcataaaaaaataaactactactactgctactactactactactaataataataaaaaaaatacggAAGCTTGTATAAAATAAACtcttataaaaattaaaaactaagATACAATGAGAAAATGCATTCTGGAAACGAACTGAAGTGAAAACGGtttgaaatgttaaaaatttagagctaaaataataagaaaaatagaCTGTTGCAGCACCTCGTTGACGTCACCTGTCTTTCAATTGAATAAAACAGTGTCAAAAACTATAATAGACTTAAAACTTTCTCACGATATCACCGCTAAAAACGATTATAAGCTCAGTCTGGGACTGGTTATGCAATCACACCAAAGCATGTCAGCACAGAATTGTGGTCGAACTTTGGACTGAAACTAgatgtttgcttttttgttttttgtttttttcccagatTTTTCCACCCTGATGACGAATTAGGAAATCAAAGAAGAAGTTACGTCAATGTCCTGCGACAGATAGAAGTAACCAATAGCAGACGAGTTTTTCCGTCGTATTGACCAATAGGACGAGGCGAGGTctatttgaacggtgaaaagcGGGCTCGCACGCATTCGAGAGGGAAACAAAGAGAGAGCAAACAATTCGTCGCTGTCGGAAGCGAAATAACTGGAATAGTTGGCTTTTTTAAAACCTCTGGGAAAGTTTGTTAATTagaaaaaacgaaacaaaaggTAAGTTCTTAAACTTAACTATTCGTGTTGGGCATTGACAACAACGTATTTTGATTTTAAGACGATAAATACGCACGCATGTTTGTCCTAAAGTCTTGTCGACCTAGCTTGGACGGCTATAGCATAGCTCTCATGAACTCATGTAGCCTTCCTTTGCTTCTTgcctttttttcattattgtgACCGTTGTTTCCCACAGGGTACCACCATGTCTCACAAACAGATCTACTACTCTGACAAATATGACGACGACAAATACGAGTACAGGTACGTAAGACATGCTTTTACGACATGCAGTTAAATTAAGTTTTACTAAGATGATTCTTTGCAGAAAATGTCTCCAACTCGTTACACGACACATcatgagtattttttttaatgcccaACACAACTGCGTTGACAATGTAATACTACCTTTTTCCCCCCGCAGGCATGTAATGCTACCCAAAGAGCTTGCCAAGCGTGTTCCCAAAACCCATCTTATGTCGGAGACCGAGTGGAGAAACCTTGGTGTCCAACAGAGTCAAGGATGGGTGCATTACATGATTCACCAACCAGGTAATAACTGACAGCCCAGTTATGTCAGCTTCATGATTTTAAATATTGGTTTGGTAGTTTGTGCTTGCGGGTGGGTGTGTGGTGGTGTAGCTTGTTGATAATGAACTGAGACAAGTTGTAGTAGTTCATGGTGATCATTTTGCAGGAAAGGCCAACTCAAAATTAGACTAAAACTGCAGCTGATCACTTTCACTACTGTTTTTCTCACCCTGTGATATTACCTTTAACTAAATCTCTGAGAATGACCAGGTGGCAAAGTAGTGTATTGACCAATCGGTAGTCTAAAACAAGGAATTTTAATTTTACAGAAGAgaataatttaacatttaaataaacaaagtaaTTTAAAACTTAAGTTTTTGCATTTGAGGTAATGCAGATTAGAGGTCATTGCTACTGTATTTTGTGGCCCAGCGTGCCAGCCGGGCACACCCTCTTGTTAATTAAGAGTTACAAGAGATGTGTTtgcccccaaaaaaaaaaaactcaaattgcTAGTTTCCGCAAGATAATGAGCCTTTCTTGTTGTTCCACCTCCAGAGCCGCACATCTTGCTGTTCCGACGTCCTCTGCCCAACCCAAAATCATAAAGGAGATTCTCTGGGTCCTTCAGGGACATCAGTCTACCATGTCGCAGATCAACTCATCACCATGCTCTAACTGCCATGTGGGCTGATTTTGCTGGACCTGGAGAAGGACTGCTGCATTTATGAACAGTGATTATGGAATGGATTGTGTTGAAGGAAAAACTATGACCCGCCTATTTGGGGAAAAGACTTCTGCATGTGTTAAGAGCAACACGACGTTTGCCAGAAACCTTCAATTCAGCTTAAACTGTCCTTTTTGACTTAACCTGCCCATCTTGTGAACATGCTTggatttttccagctttttAGAACAATTGCTGTAAGATGTGGGGAGTGAAACTTGATCAACCATTTGAGTTATTCTAAGTGCTTTCTGGGTCGAGCTCTAGCAGAATAGTTGGATCCTAAATTGAGTTGGACTTTGAAGCCACAAATCAAGGTTTCAAAGTCTCATGTTGCTGCTTGGTTAAAATGACACTGTAGACTGGCATTTAATGACATTTTGCCATATGCAGATGAGGGAAAGCCTGCATTTGAGTTGGATAGATGCTAGTCTTGATCCAGTTTTCTCAAGCATGTATATTAGTTCTGGCTTAATGTCTGGGTCTATACCAATGAGCTGCTCAGTATTTATGAAACGTTTTGCCCTTTCTGAAATAAATGTAATCTTTTAAATCTTAGTGTGGACTTGTGTTTTGATAGTGGCAAAGTGGCTGGTTTACTGAAAATGCAGCATGAACCTGAATGTTGGTGGGGGGGGAAATCTTTACAACATGgagttttgtgacattttcAGCTTGAGCAGAGTTGAATTCAATAAATCTATTTTGGTGTCAGTTCATGTGAGGAAACAAATCTGTATGAAGCACTTGATGGCTTACCTTGAAATTCACAATTACTACAGGAAGAAGCGACAAGATATTTGGAGCTCataactgtaaacctaccaattAACTGACTTTTGCACCATAGTATGCAAATCTTAATACTTGAACTCCATCAGATCCTGAAAAAACATCTCCATGAACAACTTATTGCATTGGTTGAAGCACTAAATGAGCGATGCATTTGATAAGGTTTTTACTGCAGAGGGAGTTTTGATGTTTccccaaaaggcaaataacccaTGCAAAATGATTGCAAAGAAACAGCAACTCTATCTTCTCCAAATATGTATATAATGTCGGTGACTTCCAGCTGACATCCACCTACACATCAACTGCA contains:
- the LOC116320004 gene encoding cyclin-dependent kinases regulatory subunit 1; this translates as MSHKQIYYSDKYDDDKYEYRHVMLPKELAKRVPKTHLMSETEWRNLGVQQSQGWVHYMIHQPEPHILLFRRPLPNPKS